A genomic region of Psychrobacter sp. M13 contains the following coding sequences:
- a CDS encoding sulfite exporter TauE/SafE family protein, giving the protein MTAAVDSDSTQTLLLMAIFALASLLHGISGLGVTLVTTTALASMYPLPYAIVLVIFPSLLLNAMTWLAGGERTIWQNFIYYGRRYWLLALTSLLGSILGAKLLLIVDSAYILLLLAAVIGYYVISSLLGKQIKLPNTKPVLIIVGFSAGIIGGSTNAMSTILMMYLLSASDDKNTIAKVGNMCYLLGKIAQIIVLREPIMALSHGEWQLIALLSVLSVVALLIGIRMRRYLPQARFRQLILVILTVLGLRVGWQGITAFL; this is encoded by the coding sequence ATGACAGCCGCGGTCGATAGCGACAGCACGCAGACGCTATTACTGATGGCGATTTTTGCGCTGGCATCGCTACTACATGGCATAAGTGGATTGGGAGTCACATTAGTAACGACCACGGCTTTGGCCAGCATGTATCCCTTACCGTATGCCATTGTCCTTGTGATTTTTCCATCCTTACTACTCAATGCTATGACTTGGCTGGCGGGTGGCGAGCGCACTATTTGGCAAAACTTCATTTATTATGGCAGGCGCTATTGGCTGCTCGCGTTAACCAGTCTGCTTGGCAGTATCTTGGGTGCCAAGTTACTGCTAATCGTAGATAGCGCTTATATTCTACTGCTGCTAGCGGCGGTGATTGGCTATTACGTTATCAGCAGCTTACTGGGCAAGCAAATTAAGCTACCCAATACCAAGCCTGTGCTGATCATCGTAGGGTTTAGCGCAGGTATTATTGGCGGCTCGACCAATGCCATGTCAACGATATTGATGATGTATCTGTTGTCTGCCAGCGACGATAAAAACACCATCGCCAAAGTCGGTAATATGTGTTATCTATTAGGCAAAATCGCGCAAATTATCGTCCTACGTGAGCCTATTATGGCGCTAAGCCATGGAGAGTGGCAATTAATTGCGCTACTTAGTGTCTTATCCGTTGTAGCGCTATTGATCGGTATTCGTATGCGTCGTTACCTGCCACAAGCGCGTTTTCGTCAGCTTATTTTGGTGATTTTGACAGTACTTGGATTGCGGGTAGGCTGGCAGGGAATTACGGCGTTTTTGTAG
- the radC gene encoding DNA repair protein RadC, protein MAIKDWHEDDRPREKLLKFGASQLSDAEILAIFLRTGTQSQSAIELARYLIDHFGTLAELLAAPKETVLACHGIGPAKYAQMLASLEMGTRYLNSQLKTGQALGRSQVVKDYISTQLRGETREVFAVLCLDNSLNLLNFEILFTGGLSSCSVCIKHVLRHALNHAASQLIIAHNHPHTDAKPSTADNLLTYELKKACDLIDLALIDHIIVGRNDTLSYAESSLTPFD, encoded by the coding sequence ATGGCTATCAAAGACTGGCACGAAGACGATAGACCACGTGAGAAACTTCTGAAGTTTGGTGCCAGTCAGTTATCGGATGCTGAGATATTGGCGATATTTCTGCGTACGGGCACTCAGTCGCAGTCTGCTATCGAATTAGCGCGCTACTTAATCGATCATTTTGGCACCTTAGCTGAGTTGCTTGCAGCGCCAAAAGAGACCGTCTTAGCCTGTCACGGTATCGGCCCTGCCAAATACGCGCAAATGCTGGCATCCTTAGAGATGGGTACGCGCTATCTCAATAGTCAACTCAAGACAGGACAAGCGCTGGGACGCTCGCAGGTGGTCAAAGACTATATCAGCACGCAACTGCGGGGTGAGACGCGTGAAGTATTTGCTGTACTCTGTCTAGATAATTCGCTCAACTTACTTAACTTTGAGATACTGTTTACAGGCGGTCTATCTTCATGCTCCGTCTGTATCAAACATGTCTTGCGTCATGCCCTCAATCACGCTGCTAGCCAGCTGATTATCGCTCATAATCATCCTCATACTGACGCTAAACCCTCAACTGCTGATAATTTATTAACTTATGAATTAAAAAAGGCTTGCGACCTAATAGATCTAGCCTTGATTGATCACATCATTGTCGGTCGCAATGATACGCTATCATATGCTGAGAGCAGCTTGACGCCTTTTGACTAA
- the coaBC gene encoding bifunctional phosphopantothenoylcysteine decarboxylase/phosphopantothenate--cysteine ligase CoaBC — MKNIVLAITGGIAAYKSAIFARLLVKAGFEVRVIMTTGAQAFITPLTLQALTGNEVHTSLLDEQAEAGMGHIELAKWAELIIIAPASANTLARLAMGMADDLLTTVCLATTAPVIIAPAMNQQMWAHPAVTLNVQTLRDMNYYMIEPASGEQACGDVGAGRLPEPEQLLAEVQLFCAQQMTAQLLADKIVVITAGPTVEAIDPVRYLSNHSSGKMGFALTRACIEAGAKVILVVGGKVALPTPLGATRIDVLSAQDMLIAAQQCVDGTHPIMLSSLSSLAHDHSLNNHNHDHMHDHHHDHNHQNGECDCGDDHPSDTHNHHSNEQQPLTADIFIATAAVADYRTEEAAPQKIKKTQDTMSLSLVKNPDILATISLSHPQLFVVGFAAETQDVEHYARGKLVAKDLDIIACNDVSRADIGFASDDNAMQVFFAKDYEREAINLDKASKDDIAKRLTTIIGETIWQHRRG, encoded by the coding sequence ATGAAAAACATTGTACTGGCTATTACTGGTGGTATTGCCGCTTATAAATCTGCTATTTTTGCACGTCTTTTGGTTAAGGCGGGGTTTGAAGTGCGGGTTATTATGACGACTGGAGCGCAAGCCTTTATCACACCGCTGACTTTGCAGGCTTTGACGGGTAATGAAGTGCATACCTCTTTGCTTGATGAGCAAGCTGAGGCGGGTATGGGTCATATTGAGCTGGCTAAATGGGCGGAGCTAATCATCATTGCACCTGCCTCTGCCAATACTTTAGCAAGGCTTGCGATGGGTATGGCCGATGACTTATTGACCACCGTTTGCTTGGCTACTACTGCGCCTGTGATTATTGCGCCAGCGATGAATCAGCAGATGTGGGCGCATCCAGCCGTGACCCTAAATGTGCAGACATTGCGTGATATGAATTACTATATGATTGAGCCTGCCAGTGGCGAGCAGGCGTGCGGTGATGTGGGTGCGGGCAGACTACCTGAACCTGAGCAGTTATTGGCTGAGGTGCAACTGTTTTGTGCGCAGCAGATGACAGCACAATTATTAGCAGACAAGATTGTAGTCATTACCGCAGGGCCTACCGTTGAAGCTATCGACCCCGTGCGCTATTTATCTAACCATTCCTCAGGGAAGATGGGCTTTGCTTTGACGCGCGCTTGTATTGAAGCAGGCGCTAAAGTAATACTTGTGGTAGGTGGTAAAGTCGCTCTGCCAACACCGCTTGGTGCAACGCGTATTGATGTATTATCTGCGCAAGATATGCTAATAGCTGCTCAGCAGTGTGTAGACGGCACTCATCCCATCATGTTATCTAGTCTATCCTCCTTGGCACACGATCACTCTCTAAATAATCACAACCACGACCATATGCACGACCACCATCATGATCATAACCATCAAAATGGAGAGTGCGATTGTGGCGATGACCATCCTAGCGATACTCATAACCACCACAGTAATGAGCAGCAACCTCTAACGGCTGATATCTTTATCGCAACCGCTGCGGTCGCGGATTACCGTACTGAGGAAGCTGCCCCACAAAAAATCAAAAAGACTCAGGATACTATGAGCTTAAGCCTCGTTAAAAATCCTGATATTTTGGCAACGATTTCCTTGTCGCATCCCCAATTATTTGTCGTAGGTTTTGCTGCTGAAACGCAAGATGTCGAGCATTATGCGCGTGGTAAATTAGTCGCAAAAGACTTAGATATCATCGCTTGTAATGATGTCTCACGCGCAGATATTGGCTTTGCGAGCGACGATAATGCTATGCAAGTATTTTTTGCCAAAGACTACGAGCGCGAGGCCATAAACTTAGATAAAGCCAGTAAAGATGATATTGCTAAGCGGCTCACTACCATCATTGGTGAGACCATCTGGCAGCATCGACGTGGCTAA